In Drosophila suzukii chromosome Y, CBGP_Dsuzu_IsoJpt1.0, whole genome shotgun sequence, the following proteins share a genomic window:
- the LOC139353667 gene encoding uncharacterized protein — protein MEIQHTAPYTPQQNPTDRANRTIKTMVAQYIEDKQTTWDELLPELNLAINSSISESTGFSPAFIVQGREPRLPGALYDEVTPGPSQAPHSPEAKAELLRDIFKVVQENTQRASLEQRKHYDLRRRAWRPTIGSLVFVKQHHLSRAADNFAAKLAPKYEGPYKTWRRTTRHTCGA, from the exons ATGGAGATCCAACATACAGCACCTTATACTCCGCAGCAGAACCCGACAGATAGGGCCAATCGCACCATTAAAACGATGGTCGCCCAGTATATCGAGGACAAGCAGACGACGTGGGACGAACTTCTGCCCGAACTGAATCTGGCAATTAATAGCAGCATCTCAGAATCAACCGGATTCAGTCCAGCGTTTATCGTCCAAGGCAGAGAGCCACGACTCCCAGGAGCCTTGTATGATGAAGTGACTCCAGGACCAAGCCAAGCGCCACATTCACCCGAAGCGAAAGCGGAATTGCTACGGGACATTTTCAAGGTAGTACAGGAGAACACTCAGAGAGCTTCGTTGGAGCAGCGGAAGCATTACGATCTCAGGCGACGTGCGTGGAGACCGACCATAGGATCGCTGGTCTTCGTAAAACAGCATCATTTGTCCAGGGCAGCGGATAACTTTGCCGCTAAGCTAGCACCCAAGTACGAGGGCCCGTacaaa ACATGGCGTCGGACAACCCGTCACACCTGTGGCGCATGA